One Candidatus Regiella endosymbiont of Tuberolachnus salignus genomic window, AGCTAGCTCAGCAATTATTGGAATTTCGCTGGCCAGAAGATAATGGCCAGCATATTCTTAATTTATTACGTTATCCTGAATTTAATGATTATATACGCCAACAAGCATTTCTCTGGCCCTTAACTTTACAATTAAATAATAGCCATCATGTAGAGTTTCGTGTCATGCCATATTCTGCAGGGCAATGGCTACTAGTCGCACGAGATGTCACCCAGATGATGCAATTAGAAAGCACTCGGCGTATATTTTTTGCCAATGTAAATCATGAACTACGCACACCGTTAACGGTTTTGCAAGGTTACTTAGAAATGATGCATGATCAACAGTTGGAAGGAACTATACAAAATAAAATTCTTGTCACTATGCAAGAGCAGACTAAGCGAATGGATGTCTTGGTTAAGCAATTATTAATGCTATCACGGATTGAGGCGGCACCTACTACGATCAATATGAATGAGACGGTTGATATTCCAATAATATTGCAGACATTACAACATGAAATTGCAGCAATAAATACAGCAATTAATAATAAGTACCATCAAATCACCTTTCATGTTGACCCACAGTTAAAAATTTTGGGTAATAAAGATCAGCTATCCAGCGCTATTTCAAATCTAGTGTATAATGCAATTAACCATACACCCACTGGAACTAAAATTGAGATTCACTGGCAACTCACACCTCAAGGCGCGCAATTTCAAATAAGTGATGATGGAGATGGA contains:
- the phoR gene encoding phosphate regulon sensor histidine kinase PhoR, translated to MLKRLSWKRLALELIFFCLPALLIGLFVGYLPWCLLISVLTALTWNFYNQLRLSDWLWLDRSMMPPRGYGNWESLFYGLHQMQLRNRKRRRELALLIKRFRSGAGSLPDAVVIITVDGHILWCNQLAQQLLEFRWPEDNGQHILNLLRYPEFNDYIRQQAFLWPLTLQLNNSHHVEFRVMPYSAGQWLLVARDVTQMMQLESTRRIFFANVNHELRTPLTVLQGYLEMMHDQQLEGTIQNKILVTMQEQTKRMDVLVKQLLMLSRIEAAPTTINMNETVDIPIILQTLQHEIAAINTAINNKYHQITFHVDPQLKILGNKDQLSSAISNLVYNAINHTPTGTKIEIHWQLTPQGAQFQISDDGDGISAEHLPRLTERFYRVDEARSRETGGNGLGLAIVKHALNHHGSYLDIVSKVGVGANFSFTLPKRLILTSHIDDIRKKFIDSSSP